A stretch of the Deltaproteobacteria bacterium genome encodes the following:
- a CDS encoding DUF3108 domain-containing protein: MKSFLPISIILPALLLFLPPVFGADAASIKKNVPFSVGERLTFQVKWAFIPAGEAVLEVLPLENVSGIQARHFVLTARTYPFFDLIYKVRRRIDGYTDMQMKRSLLYRKRKMGEGCEEIIVRFDWEKGVAWYSRLGTPGDAVALLSGTLDPLSVFYAFRFRNLKENTSLRSPVSDGKRCVIGAARVIRREKIRGVLGSFDTFLVEPEVKKIGGIFKKSRKARLQVWITADEKRIPVRVKTRVAVGSFVAELVSYERGVGQTSVQVSEAPIDPASPEPFSYRLYPSMSEPAARVRSVSRGVSLWRAR; the protein is encoded by the coding sequence ATGAAATCTTTCCTTCCCATTTCCATCATCCTACCGGCCCTCCTGCTCTTCCTGCCGCCGGTCTTCGGGGCTGATGCGGCATCCATCAAAAAAAACGTTCCTTTCAGTGTCGGCGAACGTCTCACCTTCCAGGTAAAATGGGCCTTCATCCCCGCCGGGGAAGCCGTTCTGGAAGTTCTGCCCCTGGAAAATGTGAGCGGAATCCAGGCCCGCCATTTCGTACTGACGGCCAGGACATACCCGTTTTTTGACCTGATCTACAAGGTCCGCCGGCGCATTGATGGCTATACCGACATGCAGATGAAACGGTCCCTTCTGTACCGAAAAAGGAAAATGGGGGAGGGTTGCGAAGAAATCATCGTCCGGTTCGATTGGGAGAAAGGGGTTGCCTGGTATTCCCGTCTCGGAACGCCGGGAGATGCCGTCGCCCTTCTCTCCGGGACCCTTGATCCCCTCTCGGTTTTCTATGCCTTTCGATTCCGCAATCTCAAAGAAAATACTTCGCTGCGCTCCCCGGTATCGGATGGGAAAAGATGCGTGATTGGTGCTGCGAGGGTGATTAGGCGGGAAAAGATTCGGGGAGTCTTGGGAAGTTTTGATACGTTCCTGGTGGAACCAGAGGTCAAGAAGATCGGGGGGATCTTCAAGAAAAGCCGAAAAGCTCGGCTCCAGGTGTGGATCACTGCTGACGAAAAACGGATTCCGGTCAGGGTCAAGACCAGGGTGGCCGTTGGAAGCTTCGTGGCGGAACTGGTTTCATACGAAAGAGGGGTGGGCCAGACCTCTGTTCAAGTTTCTGAAGCTCCCATTGATCCTGCTTCTCCCGAACCCTTTTCATACCGTCTCTATCCATCTATGAGTGAACCGGCCGCCCGGGTCAGAAGTGTCTCAAGGGGGGTTTCCCTATGGCGAGCACGTTGA